The Setaria italica strain Yugu1 chromosome IX, Setaria_italica_v2.0, whole genome shotgun sequence genome has a window encoding:
- the LOC101776492 gene encoding putative RING-H2 finger protein ATL69: MNTCHRAQLVCLYSSRQQLQERTRQLLVAAPAPPTKQASGMTPDAAFALEIAVVATLVVLVVVIVVASSGGCDCEQPAVGAGRAGAAVHDDVERALGSDTLVTYEQARAASGKGGGGTAGKSCAICLSDYAAGGDDELVRVLPACGHFFHAGCGIDGWLRAVGTCPVCRGEPWPLPRQPRPECAPMPPRASRATGDLPYRANQLLLPLFDS; encoded by the coding sequence ATGAACACTTGTCATCGAGCTCAGCTCGTGTGTTTATatagcagcaggcagcagctgcaAGAACGAACAAGACAGCTACTTGTCGCCGCGCCGGCACCGCCCACCAAGCAGGCAAGCGGCATGACCCCCGACGCCGCGTTCGCGCTGGAGATCGCCGTGGTGGCCACTTTGGTGgtgctcgtcgtcgtcatcgtcgtcgcctCCTCGGGCGGCTGCGACTGCGAGCAGCCTGCCGTCGGCgcgggccgcgccggcgccgcggtgcACGACGACGTCGAGCGCGCGCTCGGGTCCGACACGCTCGTGACGTACGAACAGGCGAGGGCGGCGTCCGGGAAagggggcggcgggacggcgggcAAGAGCTGCGCCATCTGCCTGTCCGACTACGCCGCCGGGGGCGACGACGAGCTCGTGCGGGTGCTGCCAGCGTGCGGGCACTTCTTCCACGCGGGGTGCGGCATCGACGGTTGGCTCCGGGCGGTCGGGACGTGCCCGGTCTGCCGCGGCGAGCCGTGGCCGCTGCCGAGGCAGCCCAGGCCGGAGTGCGCCCCGATGCCGCCGCGAGCGAGCCGCGCCACGGGTGATCTGCCGTACCGGGCGAATCAACTCCTCCTTCCACTGTTTGATTCTTGA
- the LOC101776900 gene encoding probable E3 ubiquitin-protein ligase ATL44 yields the protein MSMSLDAATAAEVAAVVALAVLIVAIAAASAGACAGRAAAAVHDIERALGADTLVRYDQAKAAFRSRRASAPSTEGKENVEEEEAPSCAFCLSEYSRADELVRVVPACRHFFHAECGVDAWLRKRGTCPLCRGRVTPLPRLPRPECPPLPARARGDAWVSR from the coding sequence ATGAGCATGAGCCTCGACGCCGCGACCGCGGCCGAGGTCGCCGCGGTGGTCGCCCTCGCGGTGCTGATCgtggccatcgccgccgcctccgcgggcGCCTGCgcggggcgcgccgccgccgcggtgcacGACATCGAGCGCGCGCTCGGGGCCGACACACTCGTGAGGTACGACCAGGCGAAGGCGGCCTTCAGGAGCAGGAGGGCTTCGGCGCCGTCGACGGAAGGGAAGGAgaacgtcgaggaggaggaggcgccatcCTGCGCCTTCTGCCTGTCGGAGTACTCCAGGGCGGACGAGCTCGTGCGGGTGGTGCCGGCGTGCCGGCACTTCTTCCACGCGGAGTGCGGCGTCGACGCCTGGCTCCGGAAGCGCGGGACCTGCCCGCTCTGCCGAGGCCGCGTGACGCCGCTGCCGAGGCTGCCGAGACCGGAGTGCCCGCCGTTGCCGGCGCGAGCGCGCGGCGACGCGTGGGTATCGCGGTAG
- the LOC101777014 gene encoding uncharacterized protein LOC101777014: MTPPATTPYTSPFVLSLLLLLSIPVVFLLAPRLLPPKTLPAIPDADESDDLALFRRAILSSSSATPASPASAASYFFRRRPSPKIAFLFLTNSDLVFSPLWEKFFRGHKNLFNLYVHADPYSVLELPPTPSFRGRFVPAKATQRASPTLISAARRLLATALLDDPNNQFFALISQSCIPLHPFPTLYNALLSETAGPHNRHRSFIEIMDNMDNDTTLLHDRYYARGDDVMLPEVPYDQFRAGSQFFVLARRHAIMVVRDMRLWKKFKQPCLIQRRDSCYPEEHYFPTLLDMQDPEGCTKYTLTRVNWTDSVAGHPHMYGPGEVSASLIRELRKSNNTHSYMFARKFSPECLEPLMEIADSVILRD; encoded by the coding sequence ATGactccgccggcgacgacgccctACACCTCGCCGTTCGTGCTttccctgctcctgctcctctccatccccgtcgtcttcctcctcgcgccgcgCCTGCTCCCGCCCAAGACGCTCCCGGCCATCCCGGACGCCGACGAGTCCGACGACCTCGCCCTCTTCCGCCGCgccatcctctcctcctcttcggCGACCCCTGCttcgcccgcctccgccgcctcctacttcttccgccgccgcccgtcacccAAGatcgccttcctcttcctcaccaaCTCCGACCTCGTCTTCTCACCGCTCTGGGAGAAGTTCTTCCGCGGCCACAAGAACCTCTTCAACCTCTACGTCCACGCTGACCCCTACTCCGTCCTTGAGCTGCCGCCCACGCCTTCCTTCCGGGGCCGCTTCGTCCCCGCCAAGGCCACGCAGCGCGCCTCCCCCACCCTCAtctcggccgcgcgccgcctccttGCTACAGCGCTCCTAGATGACCCCAATAACCAGTTCTTCGCTCTCATCTCGCAGTCTTGCATCCCGCTCCACCCGTTCCCCACCCTCTACAACGCCCTCCTCTCCGAAACTGCTGGTCCTCATAACCGCCACCGCAGCTTCAtagagataatggacaacatGGATAATGACACCACGCTGCTGCACGACAGGTACTACGCCCGAGGTGATGACGTGATGCTCCCAGAGGTTCCGTATGACCAGTTCCGTGCTGGATCGCAGTTTTTTGTGCTCGCAAGAAGGCATGCCATCATGGTGGTGAGGGATATGCGGCTTTGGAAGAAGTTCAAGCAACCCTGTCTAATCCAGCGCAGGGATTCATGCTATCCAGAGGAGCACTACTTCCCCACATTGCTGGATATGCAGGATCCTGAGGGTTGCACCAAGTATACCTTGACGAGGGTAAATTGGACAGATTCAGTGGCAGGCCACCCACACATGTACGGGCCTGGAGAGGTATCAGCGAGCCTGATCAGGGAGCTGAGGAAGTCAAACAACACACATTCATATATGTTTGCCCGCAAGTTTTCTCCCGAGTGCCTTGAGCCGCTGATGGAGATTGCGGATTCAGTCATCCTACGGGATTAG
- the LOC101776188 gene encoding dnaJ protein homolog, producing the protein MFGRAPKKSDNTKYYEILGVPKSASQDDLKKAYRKAAIKNHPDKGGDPEKFKELAQAYEVLSDPEKREIYDQYGEDALKEGMGGGGGHVDPFDIFSSFFGPSFGGGGGSSRGRRQRRGEDVVHPLKVSLEDLYNGTSKKLSLSRNVICSKCKGKGSKSGASMRCPGCQGSGMKVTIRQLGPSMIQQMQTACNECKGTGESINEKDRCPGCKGEKVVQEKKVLEVHVEKGMQHGQKITFPGEADEAPDTTTGDIVFVLQQKDHSKFKRKGDDLFYEHTLSLTEALCGFQFVLTHLDNRQLLIKSNPGEVVKPDQFKAINDEGMPMYQRPFMKGKLYIHFTVEFPDSLAPEQCKALEAVLPPKPTSKLTDMEIDECEETTMHDVNNIEEEMRRKQAHAAQEAYEEDDDMPGGAQRVQCAQQ; encoded by the exons ATGTTCGGGCGCGCGCCGAAGAAGAGCGACAACACCAAGTACTACGAGATCCTCGGGGTGCCCAAGTCCGCCTCCCAGGATGACCTCAAGAAGGCCTACCGCAAGGCCGCCATCAAGAACCATCCCGACAAGGGCGGCGACCCCGAGAAG TTCAAGGAGCTTGCACAAGCTTATGAGGTTTTAAGTGACCCAGAGAAGCGTGAGATTTATGATCAGTACGGTGAAGATGCCCTCAAGGAAGGaatgggtggaggaggaggccatgtCGATCCATTTGACATCTTCTCATCATTCTTTGGACCCTCTTTTGGAG GAGGTGGTGGCAGCAGCAGAGGCAGACGGCAAAGGAGGGGAGAAGATGTAGTGCATCCACTTAAAGTTTCTCTGGAAGATCTTTACAATGGTACCTCAAAGAAGCTCTCCCTCTCGCGCAATGTTATCTGCTCGAAGTGCAAGGG CAAGGGCTCCAAGTCTGGTGCTTCAATGAGGTGCCCAGGTTGCCAGGGTTCAGGTATGAAAGTCACCATCCGCCAGCTGGGGCCTTCCATGATACAGCAGATGCAGACGGCTTGCAATGAGTGCAAGGGGACTGGAGAGAGCATCAATGAGAAGGATCGCTGCCCAGGGTGCAAGGGTGAGAAGGTTGTTCAGGAGAAGAAGGTTCTGGAAGTTCATGTTGAGAAGGGGATGCAACACGGCCAGAAGATCACCTTCCCCGGTGAAGCTGATGAAGCG CCTGATACTACCACTGGAGACATTGTATTCGTCCTCCAGCAGAAGGATCACTCCAAGTTCAAGAGAAAGGGTGATGACCTTTTTTATGAGCACACATTGTCTCTGACTGAGGCTCTCTGTGGGTTCCAATTCGTTCTTACACATCTGGACAACAGGCAGCTTCTCATCAAGTCAAACCCTGGTGAAGTTGTTAAGCCTG ACCAATTCAAGGCGATAAACGATGAGGGGATGCCAATGTACCAGAGGCCTTTCATGAAGGGCAAGCTCTACATTCACTTCACTGTGGAGTTCCCTGACTCGCTGGCGCCAGAGCAGTGCAAGGCTCTTGAGGCGGTTCTTCCACCAAAGCCTACGTCCAAGCTGACAGACATGGAGATAGATGAGTGCGAGGAGACCACTATGCACGACGTGAACAACATCGAGGAAGAGATGCGCAGGAAGCAAGCTCATGCTGCCCAGGAGGCGTACGAGGAGGACGATGATATGCCTGGAGGTGCTCAAAGAGTGCAGTGTGCGCAACAGTAA
- the LOC101777305 gene encoding umecyanin, producing MPRLRSQQVRLPVYHESATAPLASPNSKAVTVLFPFSSRAVAERFSYFCVARLRSAIRPSAMMMGMLGAALATLHAACLLAVPPPALAADHVVGGSGWCIPPSAGLYRAWADNRTFFVGDTLVFRFETGFHDVVQVGRREYEECTADDPYQIFRAGPAAVPLDSTGVRYYVCTVGNYCSLGVRLYVTVQRR from the exons ATGCCACGACTCAGAAGCCAGCAGGTGCGGTTACCAGTTTACCACGAGTCAGCAACCGCTCCACTTGCCTCTCCAAACTCCAAAGCCGTGACGGTTCTGTTTCCCTTTTCTTCGCGCGCCGTGGCGGAGCGGTTCTCTTATTTTTGCGTCGCTCGCTTGCGTTCGGCCATCCGCCCATCCGCGATGATGATGGGGATGCTCGGCGCGGCCCTGGCCACGCTCCATGCCGCCTGCCTcctcgccgtgccgccgcccgcgctcgccgccgaccacgtcgtcgggGGCTCGGGGTGGTGCATCCCGCCCAGCGCCGGGCTGTACCGCGCCTGGGCGGACAACAGGACGTTCTTCGTCGGCGACACCCTCG TTTTCAGGTTCGAGACGGGGTTCCACGACGTGGTGCAGGTTGGGCGGCGGGAGTACGAGGAGTGCACCGCCGACGACCCCTACCAGATCTTCCGCGCCGgacccgccgccgtcccgctcgACTCCACCGGCGTGCGCTACTACGTCTGCACCGTCGGCAACTACTGCTCCCTCGGCGTCAGGCTCTATGTCACGGTCCAGCGACGCTAG
- the LOC101776593 gene encoding protein IQ-DOMAIN 1 has product MGISSKWIKSLVGIRKQEKGHNAEKQQKGQNAESSETRSSSDQSLHKRKHSLDPEGALAVEEIPVQSEALTDGNGIQTISNTICPNSTSLDVHVSQAEHESKEDMAATVIQSAFRAFLAKRALRALKGIVLLQALVRGHAVRRQTEETLQCMQALVKAQARVRARQVRVALENQVARKKIPEQDDHENHVREVEGGWCGSIGSMEEMQAKALKRQEAAAKRERAMAYALTHQRQAGSKQQKSTNLQGPELDDNHWGSNWLDRWMAVRPWENRLLDSNAKESMPNHEDKQDEETKSQITPKGKVPTLNTPPGPSKKKCVNHKKSYSDVSCTSFARPANVLPSTSLGSSKQKAKVTDEVFEEVSSQPTDVASKAMRNPKDKLEQANTPAKKRLSLPNNVGREAGKGPTRRNSMNRSDPKAS; this is encoded by the exons ATGGGTATCTCATCCAAGTGGATTAAATCATTGGTCGGCATAAGGAAGCAAGAAAAGGGGCACAATgcagaaaaacaacaaaagggaCAAAATGCTGAAAGCAGTGAAACT AGGAGCTCTTCTGATCAATCGCTGCACAAACGGAAACATTCTTTGGATCCTGAAGGTGCACTTGCAGTCGAAGAAATTCCAGTGCAAAGTGAAGCATTGACTGATGGCAACGGCATACAAACGATTTCAAATACGATTTGTCCAAACAGTACATCACTTGATGTACATGTCTCTCAGgctgaacatgaaagtaaagagGATATGGCAGCAACAGTTATCCAGTCTGCTTTTCGAGCATTCTTG GCTAAACGTGCTTTACGAGCTTTGAAAGGAATAGTTCTACTTCAAGCCCTTGTCAGGGGTCATGCTGTTAGAAGGCAGACAGAAGAAACGCTTCAGTGTATGCAAGCACTGGTAAAAGCCCAAGCTCGTGTACGAGCTAGACAAGTTCGTGTTGCCTTAGAAAATCAAGTGGCACGGAAAAAGATTCCTGAACAAGATGATCATGAAAACCATGTCCGAGAAGTTGAG GGAGGCTGGTGTGGTAGTATTGGTTCCATGGAGGAAATGCAAGCTAAAGCATTGAAAAGGCAAGAAGCTGCTGCTAAGCGTGAGAGGGCAATGGCATACGCTTTGACTCATCAG CGGCAAGCTGGTTCCAAGCAACAAAAATCCACGAATCTGCAAGGTCCCGAACTTGATGACAACCACTGGGGATCAAACTGGTTGGACAGGTGGATGGCAGTACGTCCATGGGAGAACAGATTACTTGACAGTAATGCCAAAGAGAGTATGCCAAATCATGAAGATAAGCAGGATGAGGAAACAAAGTCTCAGATCACACCAAAGGGTAAAGTGCCAACTTTAAATACTCCTCCTGGCCCAAGCAAGAAGAAATGTGTAAACCACAAAAAGTCATATTCAGATGTTAGTTGTACTTCATTTGCTCGACCGGCAAATGTTTTGCCATCCACCTCTTTGGGATCATCCAAACAAAAGGCAAAGGTTACAGATGAAGTTTTTGAGGAAGTCAGCTCCCAGCCAACAGATGTAGCTTCTAAGGCTATGCGCAATCCAAAAGATAAGCTCGAGCAAGCAAATACACCAGCCAAGAAGCGGTTATCCCTGCCAAACAACG TTGGCAGGGAGGCAGGAAAGGGGCCAACCCGCAGGAATTCGATGAACAGGTCTGATCCAAAAGCAAGTTGA